The following coding sequences are from one Zalophus californianus isolate mZalCal1 chromosome 15, mZalCal1.pri.v2, whole genome shotgun sequence window:
- the PTPN20 gene encoding tyrosine-protein phosphatase non-receptor type 20 isoform X8, protein MKSLQGHPRLSLLSFLTLDYKNIPDAFNSGNELRNREKNRYRDILPYDSTRVPLGENKDYINASYIRIVNSGEEYFYIASQGPLPSTTDDFWQMVLENNSNVIVMITREIEGGIIKCHHYWPISMKKPLELKNYRIFLENYQILQYFIIRIFHVVKKSTGSSHFVKHLQFTSWPDHGTPASVDGFIKYVRYVRKSHLTGPMLVHCSAGVGRTGVFLCVDVVFCAIEKNFPFNIKNIVTQMREQRYGMIQTKEQYFFCYKVVLEVLQKILTLD, encoded by the exons ACTTTAGATTATAAGAACATACCTGATGCATTCAACTCTGGGAATGAACTACgcaacagagaaaaaaacagatatcGGGATATCCTTCCAT ATGATTCAACACGTGTTCCTCTTGGAGAAAACAAGGACTACATCAATGCTAGCTATATTAGAATAGTCAATTCTGGAGAAGAGTATTTTTACATTGCTTCTCAAGGACCACTGCCAAGTACCACAGATGACTTTTGGCAAATGGTTTTAGAGAATAACTCTAACGTTATTGTCATGATAACCAGAGAGATAGAAGGTGGAATTATCAAATGCCACCATTACTGGCCCATTTCTATGAAGAAACCTTTGGAATTGAAAAACTATCGTATCTTCCTGGAGAACTACCAGATACTTCAATATTTTATCATCCGAATATTTCACGTTGTGAAGAAGtct ACAGGAAGTAGTCACTTTGTAAAACACTTGCAGTTCACCAGCTGGCCAGACCATGGCACTCCTGCCTCGGTAGATGGCTTCATAAAGTACGTGCGTTATGTGAGGAAGAGCCACCTTACAGGACCTATGCTTGTTCACTGCAGTGCTGGCGTGGGCCGGACGGGGGTGTTCCTATGTGTGGATGTTGTGTTCTGTGCCATTGAAAAGAACTTTCCA TTCAACATCAAGAATATAGTGACCCAAATGAGAGAACAGCGTTATGGCATGATTCAAACGAAG gagcagtatttcttttgttataaagTTGTGCTTGAAGTTCTTCAGAAGATTCTGACTTTAGATTAA
- the PTPN20 gene encoding tyrosine-protein phosphatase non-receptor type 20 isoform X5 — translation MKSLQGHPRLSLLSFLVGLHPISISTFLKRIYFRGIQIVSERELAQLAQVRPLLFNFHEQSVIKDCFKMLEKKVAEYEILQEFMTLDYKNIPDAFNSGNELRNREKNRYRDILPYDSTRVPLGENKDYINASYIRIVNSGEEYFYIASQGPLPSTTDDFWQMVLENNSNVIVMITREIEGGIIKCHHYWPISMKKPLELKNYRIFLENYQILQYFIIRIFHVVKKSTGSSHFVKHLQFTSWPDHGTPASVDGFIKYVRYVRKSHLTGPMLVHCSAGVGRTGVFLCVDVVFCAIEKNFPFNIKNIVTQMREQRYGMIQTKEQYFFCYKVVLEVLQKILTLD, via the exons gtaTACAAATTGTTTCTGAAAGGGAGCTAGCTCAGTTGGCTCAGGTTCGACCATTACTATTCAATTTTCATGAGCAATCAGTCATCAAGGATTGTTTTAAAATGCTTGAGAAAAAAGTAGCAGAATATGAAATCCTCCAGGAatttatg ACTTTAGATTATAAGAACATACCTGATGCATTCAACTCTGGGAATGAACTACgcaacagagaaaaaaacagatatcGGGATATCCTTCCAT ATGATTCAACACGTGTTCCTCTTGGAGAAAACAAGGACTACATCAATGCTAGCTATATTAGAATAGTCAATTCTGGAGAAGAGTATTTTTACATTGCTTCTCAAGGACCACTGCCAAGTACCACAGATGACTTTTGGCAAATGGTTTTAGAGAATAACTCTAACGTTATTGTCATGATAACCAGAGAGATAGAAGGTGGAATTATCAAATGCCACCATTACTGGCCCATTTCTATGAAGAAACCTTTGGAATTGAAAAACTATCGTATCTTCCTGGAGAACTACCAGATACTTCAATATTTTATCATCCGAATATTTCACGTTGTGAAGAAGtct ACAGGAAGTAGTCACTTTGTAAAACACTTGCAGTTCACCAGCTGGCCAGACCATGGCACTCCTGCCTCGGTAGATGGCTTCATAAAGTACGTGCGTTATGTGAGGAAGAGCCACCTTACAGGACCTATGCTTGTTCACTGCAGTGCTGGCGTGGGCCGGACGGGGGTGTTCCTATGTGTGGATGTTGTGTTCTGTGCCATTGAAAAGAACTTTCCA TTCAACATCAAGAATATAGTGACCCAAATGAGAGAACAGCGTTATGGCATGATTCAAACGAAG gagcagtatttcttttgttataaagTTGTGCTTGAAGTTCTTCAGAAGATTCTGACTTTAGATTAA